In a single window of the Flavivirga spongiicola genome:
- a CDS encoding ABC transporter ATP-binding protein, with protein sequence MVSIENLHKKFNKNIVLSGVDLSISEGGIFAILGPNGSGKTTLIKSILGMVIPNKGTINVLGENIKNNSSYRHKIDYLPQIANFPSNLKVKELIKMIKDLRGHTNEDQHLIELFTLQPFLDKKLGNLSGGTKQKVNLVLTFMFDSPLIILDEPTTGLDPISLIRLKNLIQTEKAKGKTILITSHIMSFVEEVSDEIVFLLEGQIYFKGSISELKNKTGQPDFEHAIASILTDNHA encoded by the coding sequence ATGGTAAGTATTGAAAATCTACATAAAAAATTCAATAAAAATATTGTATTAAGTGGTGTTGATTTAAGCATTTCTGAAGGTGGTATTTTTGCTATTCTTGGACCAAATGGGTCAGGAAAAACCACACTTATTAAATCTATTTTAGGTATGGTTATTCCAAACAAAGGTACTATTAATGTCCTTGGTGAAAATATTAAAAACAACTCCAGTTATAGACATAAAATTGACTATTTACCGCAGATTGCTAATTTTCCTAGCAACTTAAAAGTTAAAGAGCTTATTAAAATGATCAAAGATTTACGTGGTCATACTAATGAAGATCAGCACTTAATAGAACTCTTTACATTACAACCCTTTTTAGATAAAAAATTAGGCAATCTTTCTGGAGGCACCAAGCAAAAAGTAAATCTGGTTTTAACCTTTATGTTTGATAGTCCTCTCATTATTTTAGATGAACCAACCACAGGCTTAGATCCTATTTCGCTTATCCGATTAAAAAATTTAATTCAGACAGAAAAAGCTAAAGGAAAAACTATCTTAATCACTTCTCATATTATGAGTTTTGTTGAAGAAGTTTCAGATGAAATTGTATTTCTTTTAGAAGGGCAAATTTACTTTAAAGGTTCTATTTCAGAATTAAAAAACAAAACTGGTCAGCCAGATTTTGAACATGCCATTGCATCCATTTTAACTGATAATCATGCTTAA
- a CDS encoding c-type cytochrome — protein sequence MKKALNIAMVLFISLLMSCGGKEEKKKTGFSYDKKAPTEQKAKKEATVPASKKIDLANKGVGPISSMALPSEIDQTMATHGADVFKKMCTACHRPDKKFIGPAPKNILSRRSPEWVMNMILNPDEMVQKDPLAKALLIEFNGSPMANQNLSEEDARAVLEYFRTLK from the coding sequence ATGAAAAAAGCACTAAACATCGCCATGGTATTATTTATCTCACTACTAATGAGTTGTGGTGGTAAAGAAGAAAAAAAGAAAACAGGATTTTCTTATGATAAAAAAGCACCTACAGAACAAAAAGCAAAAAAAGAGGCCACTGTACCTGCTTCAAAAAAAATAGATTTGGCTAACAAAGGGGTTGGTCCTATCTCATCTATGGCCCTTCCTTCAGAAATCGATCAAACTATGGCAACTCATGGTGCAGATGTATTCAAGAAAATGTGTACTGCTTGCCACAGACCAGATAAAAAATTTATTGGACCTGCTCCAAAAAACATTTTAAGCAGACGTTCTCCGGAATGGGTTATGAATATGATATTAAACCCGGATGAAATGGTTCAAAAAGACCCATTAGCAAAAGCATTACTTATTGAATTTAATGGATCTCCTATGGCAAATCAAAACTTGTCTGAAGAAGATGCCAGAGCTGTATTAGAATATTTTAGAACATTAAAATAA
- a CDS encoding nitrous oxide reductase family maturation protein NosD, whose translation MKNLLLFFAAIFMAHSIYAQNIEVCSTCTISTLKKAISVAKDFDTILVKKGTYKEHNILIDKPLTIIGKNYPVIDGELKGEIITIVSDHVTVDGLFIINVGTSYTEDYAAIRVRKSKNFVIQNLVLEKLFFGIYLEKSRDGKVFHNKIIGEAIQEYNSGNGIQLWYSKNIVIEHNFVEHVRDGIYLEFSDDCLIKNNVSAENLRYGLHFMFSNNDIYQDNTFEKNGAGVAVMFSKKIKMLNNTFKENWGTASYGMLLKEINDAEIIGNTFEENTIGINIEGSNRIVYKNNNFINNGWAIKVRGACYTNHFLENNFLYNSFDISYNSKVNDNIFNKNYWTNYTGYDLNKDGIGDVPYRPVKLFSYIVNRTPETIILLRSLFIDIIDFSEKVSPVFTPDNLLDNNPLIKRITW comes from the coding sequence ATGAAAAACTTATTGCTTTTTTTCGCAGCCATTTTTATGGCTCACTCTATATATGCTCAAAATATTGAAGTTTGCAGTACATGTACTATTTCGACTTTAAAAAAAGCTATTTCAGTTGCAAAAGATTTTGATACCATCTTAGTTAAAAAAGGCACTTATAAAGAGCATAATATTCTAATTGATAAACCACTAACAATTATTGGTAAAAACTATCCTGTAATTGATGGAGAACTAAAGGGTGAAATCATAACTATTGTTTCTGATCATGTGACTGTTGATGGTCTATTTATTATAAATGTTGGCACTAGTTACACGGAAGATTATGCAGCTATTCGAGTAAGAAAAAGCAAAAACTTCGTCATTCAAAACTTAGTTTTAGAAAAGCTTTTTTTTGGAATTTATTTGGAAAAATCACGAGATGGAAAAGTGTTTCATAATAAGATCATAGGAGAAGCCATTCAAGAATATAATTCCGGAAACGGGATTCAATTATGGTACAGCAAAAATATTGTCATTGAACACAATTTTGTAGAGCATGTACGTGATGGGATTTATTTAGAATTCTCTGATGATTGTTTAATTAAAAATAATGTTAGTGCAGAGAACCTCCGCTACGGTTTACATTTTATGTTTTCCAATAACGATATATATCAGGATAATACTTTTGAAAAAAACGGTGCTGGAGTGGCCGTTATGTTTTCAAAAAAAATAAAGATGTTAAACAATACGTTTAAAGAAAACTGGGGAACGGCATCCTATGGTATGCTTTTAAAAGAAATAAATGATGCTGAAATTATAGGGAACACTTTTGAAGAAAACACTATTGGTATTAACATAGAAGGCTCCAACCGTATTGTTTATAAAAACAACAACTTTATTAATAATGGATGGGCTATTAAAGTTCGTGGTGCTTGTTATACTAATCATTTTTTAGAAAATAACTTTCTATATAATTCTTTCGATATTTCATATAACAGCAAGGTGAATGATAATATTTTTAATAAAAATTACTGGACGAACTATACAGGTTACGATTTAAACAAAGATGGGATTGGTGATGTACCCTATAGGCCCGTAAAACTATTTTCATATATTGTAAACAGAACACCAGAAACGATCATTCTATTACGCAGTTTATTTATCGATATTATTGATTTTTCTGAAAAAGTCTCACCTGTTTTCACACCCGATAATTTATTAGACAACAATCCATTAATAAAGAGAATAACATGGTAA
- a CDS encoding alpha-ketoglutarate decarboxylase has translation MAQQKTNYFWSHVRFGGGIGLNFGDRFFSGTLAPSAIYEFDNTFALGLGANGTFDNQKNVYKSTILGGSLIGLFNIINELQLSAEFEQLHVNRRYSDLNIPEDNYWSPALFLGAGYRNGNVTFGIRYDVLYDKNKSIYIDPWAPFVRFYF, from the coding sequence ATGGCACAACAGAAAACTAACTATTTTTGGAGTCATGTTCGTTTTGGGGGCGGTATTGGGTTAAATTTTGGTGATCGTTTTTTTAGTGGCACCCTCGCTCCTAGTGCTATTTATGAATTTGATAATACTTTTGCATTGGGTTTAGGAGCCAATGGAACATTTGATAATCAAAAAAATGTTTATAAATCAACCATTTTAGGAGGTAGTTTAATCGGACTATTTAATATTATCAATGAATTACAACTTTCAGCTGAATTTGAACAACTTCACGTGAACCGACGATACAGTGATTTAAATATTCCTGAGGATAATTATTGGTCGCCTGCGTTATTTCTTGGTGCCGGTTATAGAAACGGCAATGTTACTTTTGGGATAAGATATGATGTTTTATATGATAAAAACAAAAGTATTTATATAGACCCTTGGGCGCCTTTTGTAAGGTTTTATTTTTAA
- a CDS encoding 2-oxoglutarate dehydrogenase E1 component — translation MDKFSFLNAAHTAYFADLYDQYLQNPDSVEPSWRAFFQGYDFGSENYGLSGELVEGVSTQIPEQVQKEFNVVRLIDGYRMRGHLFTKTNPVRERRSYTPTLDIENFDLSKNDLDTVFNAGDILGIGAQKLSKIITHLEKIYCDSIGVEYMYLRNPEIIKWWQEQLNKNDNHPEFSTETKKYILSKLNQAVTFENFLQTKYVGQKRFSLEGGESLIPAISNVLFYSVKKYGVKECVLGMAHRGRLSTLVNIFRKPLNELFSEFDGKDFEDANIDGDVKYHLGLTLDKTYQNGKSIKMNLVPNPSHLETVAPVAEGITRAKIDSDYDGDNSKIVPIIVHGDAAIAGQGVAYEVGQMSQLNGYKTGGTIHIVVNNQIGFTTNYLDARSSTYCTDVAKVTLSPVLHVNADAAEAVVHAVEMALEYRMRYKKDVYIDLLGYRKYGHNEGDEPRFTQPKLYKNIAKQSNPFKIYSDKLIAEGTIDKAYVDKIVGDFKETLESEYAKSKAAESSKVREFMQERWKAFERKGIDGMLETVDTTYSKTKLEGISRIISTVPEGVKFLRKAERILDGRKKMVFETDKLDWGMAETLAYGSLMEEGFNVRISGQDVERGTFSHRHAILRDEISEERINLLNTNSENKGKMDIYNSFLSEYGVLGFDYGYAMANPNTLTVWEAQFGDFSNGAQIIFDQYLSAAEDKWKSQNGIVVLLPHGYEGQGSEHSSARIERYLQLCGEDNMIVADCTTPTNFFHLLRRQMKRDFRKPLVVFTPKSLLRHPKAVSSINELAGGKFEEIIDDTIAPKHVKKLVFCTGKFYYDLLAERDLLEREDVALVRIEQLFPLHLESIQDVINKYPNVEKYVWAQEEPKNMGAWSFMAQRMDLVKLEVASRSYSSVPAPGSSTRDKRRQRAVIDAVFNID, via the coding sequence ATGGATAAATTTTCATTTTTAAACGCAGCGCATACAGCATATTTTGCTGATTTATACGATCAATATTTACAAAATCCAGATTCGGTAGAACCTAGTTGGAGAGCTTTTTTCCAAGGTTACGATTTTGGTAGTGAGAACTATGGATTAAGCGGAGAGCTTGTAGAAGGTGTTTCTACTCAAATTCCAGAGCAAGTTCAAAAAGAATTCAATGTCGTTAGGCTTATTGATGGCTATAGAATGCGTGGTCATTTGTTTACAAAAACAAACCCCGTAAGAGAACGTAGAAGCTATACACCTACTTTAGATATAGAGAATTTCGATCTTTCCAAAAACGATTTAGATACCGTTTTTAATGCTGGCGATATTTTGGGTATAGGCGCTCAAAAATTGAGTAAAATAATTACTCATTTAGAAAAAATTTATTGTGATTCCATTGGTGTCGAATATATGTATTTGCGGAATCCAGAGATTATTAAATGGTGGCAAGAACAGCTTAATAAAAATGATAATCATCCTGAATTTTCGACAGAAACTAAGAAATATATTCTTTCTAAATTAAATCAGGCCGTTACGTTTGAAAACTTTTTGCAAACCAAATATGTGGGACAAAAGCGTTTCTCTTTAGAAGGAGGTGAGTCTTTAATACCAGCAATTAGTAATGTGCTTTTTTATTCGGTGAAAAAATATGGCGTAAAAGAATGTGTTTTAGGAATGGCACATCGTGGCCGTTTGAGTACGTTGGTTAATATTTTTAGAAAACCGCTAAATGAACTTTTTAGCGAGTTTGATGGTAAAGATTTTGAAGATGCAAATATTGATGGCGATGTAAAATACCATTTAGGTTTAACGTTAGATAAAACCTATCAAAATGGCAAAAGTATAAAGATGAATTTGGTTCCAAATCCATCACACTTAGAAACTGTTGCTCCAGTTGCTGAGGGGATTACACGGGCAAAAATTGATAGCGATTACGATGGCGATAATTCAAAAATAGTACCCATTATAGTACATGGGGATGCTGCTATTGCAGGACAGGGAGTTGCGTATGAAGTAGGGCAGATGAGTCAATTAAATGGCTATAAAACAGGAGGAACTATTCACATAGTTGTTAATAATCAAATTGGTTTTACGACTAATTATTTAGATGCACGATCTAGTACGTATTGTACAGATGTTGCTAAAGTAACTTTATCACCAGTTTTACATGTTAATGCAGATGCTGCTGAAGCCGTGGTACATGCTGTTGAAATGGCTTTAGAATATAGAATGCGCTATAAAAAAGACGTATATATAGATTTACTAGGATATCGTAAATATGGACATAATGAAGGTGATGAGCCTCGTTTTACACAACCTAAACTATATAAAAATATAGCCAAACAATCTAATCCGTTTAAAATATATTCAGACAAGTTAATTGCAGAAGGCACTATAGATAAAGCATACGTAGATAAAATTGTTGGAGATTTTAAGGAAACCTTAGAAAGTGAATATGCAAAATCTAAGGCAGCAGAATCTTCAAAAGTTAGAGAGTTTATGCAAGAGCGATGGAAAGCGTTTGAGCGTAAAGGTATAGATGGTATGCTTGAGACCGTAGATACTACTTATTCAAAGACTAAATTGGAAGGTATTTCGAGAATAATTTCAACAGTCCCAGAAGGTGTTAAGTTTTTACGTAAAGCGGAAAGAATTCTTGATGGACGTAAAAAAATGGTTTTCGAAACCGATAAGCTTGATTGGGGAATGGCTGAGACTTTAGCCTATGGTAGTTTGATGGAAGAAGGTTTTAATGTACGCATCTCAGGTCAAGATGTAGAACGTGGCACATTTAGTCATCGTCATGCCATTTTAAGAGATGAAATATCAGAAGAACGTATTAATTTATTAAATACAAACTCTGAGAATAAAGGTAAAATGGATATTTATAATTCCTTTTTATCTGAATATGGGGTCCTTGGTTTTGATTACGGTTATGCCATGGCGAATCCAAATACATTAACTGTTTGGGAAGCACAGTTTGGTGATTTTAGTAATGGTGCACAGATTATTTTTGACCAATATCTATCGGCAGCTGAAGATAAATGGAAATCTCAAAACGGTATTGTTGTTTTATTACCTCATGGATACGAAGGACAGGGGTCTGAGCATTCATCAGCTAGAATAGAACGTTATTTACAATTGTGTGGTGAAGATAATATGATTGTTGCAGATTGTACGACACCAACAAACTTTTTTCACCTATTGCGTCGTCAGATGAAACGCGATTTTAGAAAACCATTAGTCGTATTTACACCCAAAAGTTTATTGCGTCATCCAAAAGCAGTGTCGTCAATAAATGAGTTGGCAGGTGGTAAATTTGAAGAAATCATAGATGATACGATTGCTCCCAAACATGTGAAAAAATTAGTTTTTTGCACGGGTAAATTCTATTACGATTTATTGGCAGAAAGAGACTTGTTAGAAAGAGAAGATGTCGCTTTAGTGAGAATTGAGCAATTGTTCCCATTACATTTAGAAAGTATACAAGATGTTATAAATAAGTATCCCAATGTAGAAAAATATGTTTGGGCACAAGAAGAGCCTAAAAATATGGGAGCTTGGAGTTTTATGGCGCAACGTATGGATTTGGTTAAGTTAGAAGTAGCTTCAAGGTCATATAGTTCGGTGCCAGCACCAGGATCCAGTACACGAGATAAAAGAAGACAACGCGCTGTAATTGATGCTGTTTTCAATATCGACTAA
- a CDS encoding nitrous oxide reductase accessory protein NosL, with protein sequence MKTLKHYSTITLLLLLCFGCNVKPQAIDYGNDGCHFCKMTIVDKVHAAEIVTKKGKTYKFDATECMINFIGEFDASEIQLYLSNNYNEPEALIDATQSTFLISKNVPSPMGAFLSAFKSEEDAKKVQKEKGGTLYTWKTLLAHLKG encoded by the coding sequence ATGAAAACACTAAAACACTATTCAACAATAACATTATTGCTGCTATTATGCTTTGGCTGTAATGTTAAACCACAAGCCATTGATTATGGAAATGACGGTTGTCATTTTTGCAAAATGACTATTGTAGACAAAGTTCATGCTGCCGAAATTGTTACAAAAAAAGGTAAGACGTATAAGTTTGATGCTACAGAATGTATGATCAATTTCATAGGAGAATTTGACGCCTCCGAAATTCAACTTTATTTATCGAACAATTATAACGAGCCAGAAGCTTTGATAGACGCTACGCAATCAACGTTCCTAATAAGCAAAAATGTTCCTAGTCCTATGGGGGCATTTCTATCCGCTTTTAAATCTGAAGAAGACGCTAAAAAAGTTCAAAAAGAAAAAGGAGGAACACTTTATACCTGGAAAACGTTATTAGCGCACTTAAAAGGCTAA
- a CDS encoding RrF2 family transcriptional regulator, with amino-acid sequence MLSNSSKYAIKAVLFLALNASEKNKVMAKDISQPINVPQAYIAKLLQALVKEKIVSSVRGPKGGFYLDETNLNRPVISIVNVIDGEKRLNSCLMSLKKCNEEKPCPLHNILSPSRSYILNSLKSKTIKDLIVEVKSGDAFLPL; translated from the coding sequence ATGTTATCGAACTCATCAAAATATGCTATTAAGGCGGTGTTGTTTTTAGCTTTAAATGCTAGCGAAAAAAATAAGGTTATGGCTAAGGATATTTCTCAACCTATAAATGTTCCACAAGCTTATATTGCCAAGTTGTTGCAAGCATTGGTTAAAGAAAAAATAGTGTCGTCTGTTAGAGGGCCAAAAGGTGGGTTTTACTTAGATGAAACAAATCTGAATCGTCCTGTAATAAGTATTGTTAATGTTATTGATGGTGAAAAAAGACTAAATTCATGTCTGATGAGTTTAAAAAAATGTAATGAAGAAAAACCTTGTCCGCTACATAACATATTAAGCCCTTCAAGAAGCTATATATTAAACAGTTTAAAATCTAAAACTATCAAAGATTTGATTGTGGAAGTTAAATCAGGAGATGCTTTTTTACCTCTTTAA
- the nosZ gene encoding Sec-dependent nitrous-oxide reductase, translating into MKNILKSTLALLSVLVAFTSCDNASKSNSGALSSSAAEKVYVAPGEHDEFYAFISGGFSGQLSVYGLPSGRLFKVIPVFSQDAEKAYGYNEETKPMLNTSHGFVPWDDAHHPDISQTKGVVDGRWVFINGNNTPRIAKIDLTTFETTEIIEVPNSAGNHSSSFVTENSEYVVAGTRFSVPIPQKDMPIKDYKGNFKGALSFISIDPEHGHMDIKFQLIMPGFDYDLSHPGRGKSHGWFFFTTYNTEEASTLMEVNASQNDKDFIAAVNWKKIEEYVNNGGGTMMPAKYAHNVYDEATHSATSTMKKEVRVVNPLEVPGAVYFLPTPKSPHGCDVDPSGEYIVGNGKLSANLTVHSFTKMLAAIENNKVAGDAYGIPILNFEDVLAGVVEQPGLGPLHTEFDGKGNAYTTFFISSEVVKWKLGTWEVVDRQPCYYSVGHLMIPGGNSQKPFGKYVVAMNKITKDRYLPTGPEVTQSAQLYDISGEKMELLLDFPTIGEPHYAAGCPADLIKPRSKKLFKLEDNKHPYATLNEADTKVVRDGKTVHIYMTTIRSHFAPDNIEGVKVGDKVYFHVTNLEQDYDVPHGVSMIGANTSELLIMPGQTETFLWEPKQIGVWPFYCTDFCSALHQEMQGYVRVSPANSNTPLKWSLGEDIE; encoded by the coding sequence ATGAAGAATATTTTAAAATCAACTCTTGCATTATTAAGTGTTCTTGTAGCATTTACAAGCTGTGATAATGCATCTAAATCTAATTCTGGAGCACTTTCTAGTAGTGCAGCAGAAAAAGTTTATGTAGCTCCTGGAGAACATGACGAATTTTACGCCTTTATATCTGGTGGGTTTAGTGGACAACTTTCTGTTTACGGATTACCATCTGGACGTTTATTCAAAGTAATTCCTGTATTCTCCCAAGATGCTGAAAAAGCTTATGGGTATAATGAAGAAACAAAACCTATGCTAAACACATCTCATGGTTTTGTGCCTTGGGATGATGCACACCATCCAGATATTTCTCAAACAAAAGGTGTCGTAGATGGGCGTTGGGTATTTATTAATGGTAACAACACACCACGTATTGCAAAAATAGATTTAACGACTTTTGAAACTACGGAAATCATTGAAGTTCCAAATAGTGCCGGTAACCATAGTTCTTCTTTTGTAACTGAAAATTCAGAGTATGTTGTTGCTGGAACGCGTTTTTCTGTACCGATTCCTCAAAAAGATATGCCTATAAAAGATTATAAAGGTAATTTTAAAGGGGCTTTATCTTTTATCTCTATAGATCCGGAACATGGTCATATGGATATTAAATTCCAATTAATAATGCCTGGTTTTGATTATGACCTATCACATCCTGGTCGTGGAAAATCTCATGGTTGGTTCTTCTTTACGACATATAATACTGAAGAAGCAAGCACCCTTATGGAGGTTAATGCATCTCAAAACGATAAAGATTTTATTGCAGCAGTTAATTGGAAGAAAATCGAAGAATATGTAAATAATGGTGGTGGTACTATGATGCCAGCAAAATACGCTCATAACGTTTATGATGAAGCAACGCATTCTGCTACTTCAACTATGAAAAAAGAAGTACGTGTAGTTAATCCACTAGAAGTCCCTGGGGCTGTATATTTCTTACCAACTCCAAAATCTCCACATGGTTGTGATGTGGACCCTTCCGGTGAATATATTGTTGGTAATGGAAAATTATCTGCTAATTTAACGGTGCATTCTTTTACTAAAATGTTAGCTGCTATTGAAAACAATAAAGTGGCTGGTGACGCTTACGGAATCCCTATCTTGAATTTCGAAGATGTATTAGCTGGTGTTGTTGAACAACCTGGTTTAGGGCCTTTGCATACAGAATTTGATGGCAAAGGAAATGCCTATACGACCTTCTTTATTTCTTCTGAAGTTGTAAAATGGAAATTAGGAACTTGGGAAGTTGTAGACAGACAACCTTGTTACTATTCCGTTGGTCACTTAATGATTCCTGGAGGAAACTCACAAAAACCGTTTGGTAAATACGTAGTAGCGATGAATAAGATTACCAAAGACCGCTATTTACCAACAGGTCCAGAAGTAACACAATCGGCTCAGCTTTATGATATTTCCGGAGAGAAAATGGAATTATTATTAGATTTCCCAACAATTGGGGAACCTCACTATGCTGCTGGTTGTCCAGCAGATTTAATAAAACCTCGTTCTAAAAAGCTCTTTAAACTAGAAGATAATAAACATCCATATGCTACTTTAAACGAAGCAGACACTAAAGTTGTTAGAGATGGCAAAACGGTTCATATCTACATGACGACCATACGTAGTCACTTCGCTCCAGATAATATTGAAGGTGTTAAAGTAGGAGACAAAGTTTATTTCCATGTAACAAATTTAGAACAAGATTACGATGTTCCTCACGGTGTCAGTATGATTGGAGCTAATACTTCAGAATTACTAATTATGCCAGGACAAACAGAGACCTTCCTATGGGAACCTAAACAAATAGGTGTATGGCCTTTTTATTGTACAGATTTCTGTTCGGCGTTACACCAGGAAATGCAAGGATATGTTCGTGTATCTCCAGCAAATTCTAACACCCCATTAAAATGGTCGCTTGGTGAAGATATTGAATAA
- a CDS encoding fasciclin domain-containing protein → MKTLKQTVLMLLCIITFTACKNENKETSTSSKSEEVTTSEKKSGQAFIKDDEGKPTVLHIAIGSKDHTTLVAAVQAAELENALVNAGPLMVFAPTNEAFAALPEGTVENLLKPENKDALANILKYHVTPGNYSKDFLKRFKKLGQANNGYVKVEVVDGEPLIGGAKIIASVPAGNGIVHVIDKVLLPPTE, encoded by the coding sequence ATGAAAACATTAAAGCAAACGGTTCTTATGCTGCTGTGTATTATAACATTCACAGCTTGTAAAAACGAAAACAAAGAGACCTCAACAAGTTCAAAATCTGAAGAAGTAACCACTTCAGAAAAAAAATCTGGACAAGCTTTTATTAAAGATGACGAAGGTAAACCAACTGTTTTACACATTGCTATTGGATCTAAAGATCACACGACTTTAGTGGCTGCTGTTCAAGCTGCAGAATTAGAGAATGCTTTAGTAAATGCAGGGCCTTTAATGGTATTTGCTCCCACAAACGAGGCATTTGCAGCTTTACCAGAAGGTACTGTAGAAAATTTATTGAAGCCGGAAAATAAAGACGCTTTAGCTAATATTCTAAAATATCATGTAACCCCTGGAAATTATTCAAAAGATTTTCTCAAAAGGTTTAAAAAACTGGGACAAGCTAATAACGGTTATGTTAAGGTAGAAGTTGTAGATGGTGAACCACTAATTGGTGGTGCAAAAATTATTGCAAGTGTACCAGCAGGTAATGGCATTGTACATGTTATTGACAAAGTATTGTTACCTCCTACGGAATAG
- a CDS encoding ABC transporter permease: MLKILKYSFFDLMRSRWSYVYFAFYLLLGIVLLFLNNDLSKAVITLMNVIIVLVPLIGTIFGVMYYYNSKEFTELLLAQPLKRSSIFLGQYLGVAISLSMSLILGLGIPFIAYGLFKSNAIWDFSLLLITGTFLTLIFTALAFNIALTNENKIKGFGYAILLWLFLAIIYDGLFLMSLVLFEDYPLDKLSLIGTMLNPIDLSRTLILLKLDISALLGYTGAVFKKFFGTNFGLIISFIMLTIWVIFPVLRIVFKSKKKDF, translated from the coding sequence ATGCTTAAAATATTAAAATATAGTTTTTTCGATTTAATGCGTAGCCGTTGGAGTTATGTATATTTCGCTTTTTACTTATTATTAGGAATTGTTTTACTCTTCCTTAATAATGATTTATCAAAGGCAGTTATTACATTAATGAATGTTATTATCGTGCTAGTCCCTTTAATAGGCACCATTTTTGGTGTCATGTATTATTATAATTCTAAAGAATTTACAGAACTCTTATTAGCCCAACCCTTAAAACGCTCATCGATATTTCTCGGACAATATTTAGGTGTCGCCATCTCATTATCTATGAGTTTAATTTTAGGTTTAGGAATTCCTTTTATTGCTTATGGATTATTCAAATCAAATGCCATTTGGGACTTCTCATTACTGCTTATTACAGGAACATTTCTAACACTAATTTTTACAGCATTAGCTTTTAATATTGCACTAACTAACGAAAATAAGATTAAAGGTTTTGGGTATGCCATATTACTTTGGCTCTTTCTAGCTATTATTTATGATGGTCTATTTTTAATGTCTTTAGTACTTTTTGAAGATTATCCATTAGACAAACTATCGCTAATTGGCACCATGTTAAATCCTATAGATTTATCACGAACACTCATTTTGTTAAAACTAGATATTTCGGCTTTATTAGGATATACAGGCGCCGTCTTTAAAAAATTCTTTGGAACTAATTTTGGGCTCATCATATCTTTTATAATGCTAACTATTTGGGTCATTTTTCCTGTATTACGAATTGTATTTAAATCGAAGAAGAAAGATTTTTAA